The genomic window ACAAATAGTAAAGGCCGACACCGGACTGCTTAAACGAGTATTGGACAACCTCCTGTTCAATGCTGTTCGGCACACTCCGGAAAACGGCGAAATAGTCATCTCGATTGATGAGCAGGCCGATTCGGTCTATATCCATATCAAGGATTCCGGTCCGGGGTTGGGTGATGTTGACCCGGAGGTCCTGTTTGAGAAATACGGGCAGCTAAAACTGAGGACGGAAGGTCGCCATCGCGGTGTCGGCCTGGGTTTGTATTTCTGCAAGCTGGCCGCTATGGGTATGGGCGGAACGATCCTGGCCGATGATCACCCCGAGGGAGGGGCAGTCTTCAGTACAAAACTACGCAAGGCAAAAGGAGGCGGATAATGAGCGCAAAGATGGACGCCGAGTCGTATCTGCGAAGCGGCTCAAACGAACTGAGGGTCCTCGAGTACCGAACGACCGGCATGTCATTCGGCATCAACATCCTCAAAGTTAGCAAAATCGTTTCTGATCTCAATCACTTCACCGACGTACCGGGTACCCACACTGCCGTGAAAGGTGTCTTCCGTGACATGAATCGGCTGGTGCCGGTGGTTGATCTGGCTGAATTCCTCGGCGTCGCCGGTGAAAAGACCAAGAGGCAAAAGGTGATTGTCACCGAATTCTTCGGCACCCAGACCGGATTCTGGGTGGAACAGATCGATTGGATACATCACTTCCGCTGGGAGGACGTAATCGATGCCGAGTCTGTCTTCCAGGGTATCGATCATCGTTATGTCATCGGGATTGTCAAACCGACCGAGGAGCGGATGGTACTCCTGTTGGATTACGAGACTATTCTAATGGATCTCTGCCCCCACCTGCAAAGGGATGACCTGGAGCGCGGTGGTGTCGATGTGGACTTCACCGGCAAAAAGATCCTGGTGGCCGAAGATTCACCGGCGGTGCGAGCCATGTTGGTCAACGAGCTGACCGAGAACGGTGGTGAAGTAGTTCAGGCCGGCGACGGTCAGGTGGCCTGGGATCAGTTTCAGAAGCAGGAATTCCATCTGGTTATTTGTGATGTCGAGATGCCGCAGATGGACGGTCTCAATGTGGTGCTGCGCATCCGTCAGTCGGAACGCTCCGACACGCCGGTGATAGTCTATTCGTCGATCGGCGATATCGGCATGAAGGCTCGGGCCAATTTCCTAAAAGCTGATGCTCATATCACCAAACTCAACATGGACAAACTCCTCAGCAGTGCCGACACACTGCTACGCGGTGAGAAACTGGAAGCTGACACCGAGGCGATTGCCGAATCTGAAGAAACAGAAGAAGTCCAACTGGTGTCGGTCGAGTAGGCACCGGCTGTTTTTTCGCCCGATCTTTGCTTTGTATACAAGCGCCCCGGGTCTTTGCAGAACCCGGGGCGTTTTTCTGTTGGTTGATCGGCCCTTGCGATGTTCACGGAATTGTCAGGTTGTGTTGGGTCCTGAAGCCCACCGAAGGGGCTTGTTGACAAACCCGGTTTACGTTGTGTCGGGTCCTGAACACGCCGAAGGCGTGGTTGTGACCCGACACACAACCCTTTGTCAGACAACCGCGGCGGGTCTCACGAATTCGCTGGCACGAATCCGAAGGACCCACCGCCCCACGCTACGCCCGCGATTTCACTACTTCCGACAATCCCGGTTTTCCCCCACGCATTCATTTGCCAACAGACTTCCCAATTGTTAAATTGTCTCCTCGTTAAGGAGACGAACATTGTGATGAAGCGAATTCTGACACCCCGCGCCGCCTTGGTCCTGTTTATCGTGCTGGCCGTGGTTATCCTGGCCCAGGCGGTCTGGTGGATCGTATTCATGGCTCAGATGGTCGATGAAAAAGTCGAAATAGCCGTCGAACTGGGCGCCGCCCCGGACTACGTTGAACAGCTACATGACCAGGAAGTTGGTCGGCAGATTATGCTTGGCATGGAGGGAATCTTTTTTCTTGTTCTTATACTACTCGGCGCCTGGCTGATCTATCGCGCCCTGGTTAAAGCTGAGGAACTGAAATTCCATCAACAGAATTTCCTGATGGCCGTCACCCACGAACTCAAGACGCCGCTGGCTTCGATGAAAATATATCTCGACAGCATGAAGTCTGACAAGATCGCGGCGGCCAGAAAAGTCGAAATAGTGCCGCGCATGGAGGACGATGTCCTCAGACTGGAGAAACTGGTCGAGAACATTCTGGACGCCGGACGGTTCGAGCGTTCCGGTTATCAGTTGTCCAGACAGAAACTCGATCTCTGCACCCTTGTCGACAAAGCTCTGGACGACCTGGCCAGGTTACCTTCGAAAGTACCGGTCGAAGTCGAGTGGTCCGAGACAGAGCCCACCGAAATCAACGGCGACCCGGTGGCGCTGAGACGAGCCATCAACGCGATCCTTGAAAACAGCCTAAGGTACAACGAACAAGATTTGGTCCGGCTTTGCATCATTCTCAATGTCGAAAGAAACCGATGTAGATTGAACATCAGCGACAACGGTATCGGCTTGTCCAAAAAGGAATCCTGCCAGGTGTTCAACCGGTTCTATCGGGCCGGTCAGGAACTGAGCCGCAGCCGACCCGGCAGCGGACTGGGGCTGTTTCTTGCTCGCGAGATCATCCGCGCCCACGATGGGGACATCAACGTCAAATCCGATGGACCCGGCCAAGGGTCGACTTTTACTATAATCCTGAAGACTGAGTTGAACAATGAAGCGAATCCTGCTGGTTGAAGACGATCCCAACATCGCCGACGGCTTGGTAATGAACCTCGAGGCTGAAGGATACGAACTGCTGTCCGTCGACAACGGTTCGCGGGTGATGGAGGAGTTCGCCAAAGGGAGTTTCGACCTGATCCTGCTGGACATCATGCTGCCGGGCGTCGATGGTCTGACCTTATGCAAGCAGATCAGGGCGTCGGGGTCGAAGATACCTATCCTCTTTGTAACGGCTCGTGATCGGGATGACGAAAAAGTTGAAGGACTTATTGCAGGCGGTGATGACTATATTGTCAAGCCGTTCAACATGGCCGAACTTTTGGCGCGTATCCAGGGGATTTTCAGACGGCTGGCCTGGCTGGGCAGCGAGGAGGATAGTAGTGATCTGTTCGAGTTTGACGGTCGCCGAATGAACTTCAAAACCTTTGTGGCCGAAGGTCCCGGTGGCCGGTTCGACCTCAGCCGTCGCGAGTGCATGGTTTTCAAGTATCTATCCGAACGGCGCGGCGAGGTGGTCAGTCGCGATCAACTTCTGGACGGCGTGTGGGGATACCACGCCTTCCCCAGCAACCGCACGGTGGACAATTTCATTTTGAAGCTGCGTAAGATATTCGAGAATGATCCCAAAGACCCGCAGTACATAGAAACAATCCGCGGCGTCGGGTACCGCTTCAAAGCCTAGGAATAGCGCATCTGGCCGTGTCATGCCGAGCGCGGTCGGAGCATGTGTGTTGCACCCCGGCATAGAGCCGCTGTTACCAACCCGCGTAGGTGTGTCAAAGCGCCAAGTTCACAAGACCCATGTATGGCATATGACCCAAGTATGGCAAAAGACCCATTCATGGCCAAAGAGCCATTCATGGCCAAGCTTGCTTGCTACATTTGCAGTCCGTCGATCCAGCCAATGGCCAGGGTGTCAAACGGCCTTGGATTGTAACCCATGATCCCGACCAGTTTCTTGCGCACCAGTCCGGCTACTATCAAGCCATGTTCCGGATGCTCAAGTGCGATTGAAAAGTCGGGAAACCTGAATCCCTCGGGCATGCGGACGACTTCTCCTTCGGCAGCAGCGTATTTGGACAGTTTGGTGTACTGTAGCCCCCCCTCATCCAACATAAGAAAAAAGAGGGTGGTGTCATTTTCGATGGCATAGCTCGTGGTGTAGACTTTTTCAAGAGAGACCCCCTCCAGGAAACCGTCGGTGTGGTACCTATTGGAGGCGCCGATCTTGGCGGCGAGTGGAAAGAGCAAGAAGTACATCGGCTTCGGTTT from Candidatus Zixiibacteriota bacterium includes these protein-coding regions:
- a CDS encoding chemotaxis protein CheV — protein: MSAKMDAESYLRSGSNELRVLEYRTTGMSFGINILKVSKIVSDLNHFTDVPGTHTAVKGVFRDMNRLVPVVDLAEFLGVAGEKTKRQKVIVTEFFGTQTGFWVEQIDWIHHFRWEDVIDAESVFQGIDHRYVIGIVKPTEERMVLLLDYETILMDLCPHLQRDDLERGGVDVDFTGKKILVAEDSPAVRAMLVNELTENGGEVVQAGDGQVAWDQFQKQEFHLVICDVEMPQMDGLNVVLRIRQSERSDTPVIVYSSIGDIGMKARANFLKADAHITKLNMDKLLSSADTLLRGEKLEADTEAIAESEETEEVQLVSVE
- a CDS encoding HAMP domain-containing histidine kinase, whose product is MKRILTPRAALVLFIVLAVVILAQAVWWIVFMAQMVDEKVEIAVELGAAPDYVEQLHDQEVGRQIMLGMEGIFFLVLILLGAWLIYRALVKAEELKFHQQNFLMAVTHELKTPLASMKIYLDSMKSDKIAAARKVEIVPRMEDDVLRLEKLVENILDAGRFERSGYQLSRQKLDLCTLVDKALDDLARLPSKVPVEVEWSETEPTEINGDPVALRRAINAILENSLRYNEQDLVRLCIILNVERNRCRLNISDNGIGLSKKESCQVFNRFYRAGQELSRSRPGSGLGLFLAREIIRAHDGDINVKSDGPGQGSTFTIILKTELNNEANPAG
- a CDS encoding response regulator transcription factor, translated to MKRILLVEDDPNIADGLVMNLEAEGYELLSVDNGSRVMEEFAKGSFDLILLDIMLPGVDGLTLCKQIRASGSKIPILFVTARDRDDEKVEGLIAGGDDYIVKPFNMAELLARIQGIFRRLAWLGSEEDSSDLFEFDGRRMNFKTFVAEGPGGRFDLSRRECMVFKYLSERRGEVVSRDQLLDGVWGYHAFPSNRTVDNFILKLRKIFENDPKDPQYIETIRGVGYRFKA